A region from the Benincasa hispida cultivar B227 chromosome 12, ASM972705v1, whole genome shotgun sequence genome encodes:
- the LOC120092971 gene encoding primary amine oxidase-like, translating to MAAGKYLLSSFLSLTTAFALFFTWLHLPSPSPNGAELLDCAAYSPWCSSKSQPTNLGRQNPTRRRDHSSDTPHHPLDPLTVNEINKVRSILSSHPLFKSSPFSIHSLVLEEPNKSVVLKWQNGNSLPPRKASVIARVNGNSHVLTVDLTTANVVIRETGPHSGYPTMTVEEMNSATWVPMKSESFNQTILNRGIALSDLACLPISTGWFGAAEENRRLIKVQCYSMKDTANFYMRPIEGLTVLVDLDSQEVIEISDKGKNIPIPKAANTDYRYSAQPPNKVMKVLNPISIEQSKGPSFMVEENYLVKWANWEFHLKPDPRAGSVIYGAKIRDPETGNLRDVIYKGYTSELFVPYMDPTDAWYFKTYMDAGEYGFGLQAMSLDPLNDCPRNAYYMDGVFAAVDGKPYVRRNMICLFESYAGDIGWRHAESPITGLDITEVRPKVTLVARMAASVANYDYIVDWEFQTDGLIRIKVGLSGILMVKGTSYENTNQFAGEDLHGTLLSENVIGVIHDHYITFYLDMDIDGSDNSFVKVNLQRQRTSKGESPRKSYLKAVKKVAKTEKEAQIKLKLYDPSEFHVVNPSVKTRVGNPVGYKVVPAATAANLLDLDDPPQRRGAFTNNQIWVTPYNRSEEWAGGQFVYQSHGEDTLQTWSDRDREIENKDIVVWYTLGFHHIPCQEDFPIMPTVSASFDLKPVNFFESNPILSFPPNTIQDLPVCKPAASA from the exons ATGGCGGCCGGAAAATATCTCCTCTCCTCCTTCCTATCTCTAACCACAGCCTTTGCTCTGTTTTTCACTTGGCTCCACCTCCCATCTCCATCGCCAAACGGCGCAGAGCTCCTCGACTGCGCAGCCTACTCCCCTTGGTGCTCCTCCAAATCCCAACCCACCAATCTCGGCCGTCAGAATCCCACGCGCCGCCGTGACCACTCCTCTGACACCCCCCACCACCCTCTCGACCCACTCACCGTCAACGAAATCAACAAAGTCCGTTCAATCCTCTCCTCTCATCCTCTCTTCAAATCGTCTCCTTTTTCCATCCACTCCTTAGTCCTCGAAGAACCCAACAAATCTGTCGTCCTAAAATGGCAAAACGGCAATTCTCTGCCTCCTAGAAAGGCCTCTGTTATAGCACGTGTCAACGGAAACTCCCACGTGTTAACCGTTGACTTGACCACTGCGAACGTCGTTATCCGCGAAACCGGCCCACACTCGGGTTATCCGACGATGACGGTGGAAGAGATGAACAGTGCCACGTGGGTGCCGATGAAGAGCGAGAGCTTCAATCAGACGATTCTCAACCGTGGGATTGCTCTGTCCGACTTGGCCTGCCTGCCGATTTCCACAGGATGGTTCGGCGCCGCCGAGGAGAATCGGCGGTTAATTAAAGTACAGTGTTACTCCATGAAAGACACAGCCAATTTCTACATGAGACCCATCGAAGGCTTGACCGTTCTCGTTGACTTAGACAGTCAAGAAGTGATTGAAATTTCGGACAAAGGGAAAAACATCCCGATTCCAAAAGCCGCCAACACGGATTACCGATACTCAGCGCAGCCGCCGAACAAAGTGATGAAGGTATTGAATCCGATTTCAATCGAGCAATCGAAGGGGCCGAGTTTCATGGTGGAGGAGAATTACTTAGTGAAATGGGCAAATTGGGAATTTCACTTGAAACCCGACCCGAGAGCCGGGAGTGTGATATATGGTGCAAAAATTCGGGACCCAGAAACGGGGAATTTGAGGGATGTTATATACAAAGGGTATACGTCGGAGTTGTTTGTGCCTTATATGGATCCGACGGATGCTTGGTATTTCAAGACGTATATGGATGCAGGGGAATACGGGTTCGGGTTGCAAGCAATGAGTCTTGACCCGCTTAATGATTGCCCGAGAAATGCTTATTATATGGACGGTGTGTTTGCGGCGGTGGATGGAAAGCCGTATGTGCGACggaatatgatttgcttgtttgaGAGTTACGCCGGCGATATCGGGTGGCGGCATGCAGAGAGTCCGATTACTGGCTTGGAT ATAACGGAGGTAAGGCCGAAGGTGACGCTTGTGGCGAGGATGGCGGCATCTGTGGCCAATTATGACTATATCGTCGACTGGGAGTTCCAAACAGATGGACTTATTAGAATCAAG GTGGGTCTGAGTGGGATATTAATGGTGAAAGGCACATCATACGAGAACACGAACCAGTTCGCCGGAGAAGATCTCCACGGTACACTGTTATCGGAAAACGTCATCGGAGTAATTCACGATCACTATATAACATTCTACTTGGACATGGATATCGATGGCTCCGACAATTCATTTGTGAAGGTGAATCTCCAAAGGCAAAGGACTTCTAAAGGAGAATCACCGAGAAAAAGTTACTTGAAAGCAGTAAAAAAGGTGGCCAAGACAGAGAAAGAAGCTCAAATTAAACTCAAACTTTACGACCCATCAGAGTTTCATGTGGTGAATCCTTCTGTCAAGACTCGGGTGGGTAATCCGGTCGGGTACAAGGTGGTTCCTGCCGCCACCGCCGCCAACTTGCTAGATTTGGACGATCCCCCGCAGAGGAGAGGAGCGTTTACGAATAATCAGATATGGGTTACACCGTATAACCGGAGCGAGGAGTGGGCTGGCGGCCAGTTCGTTTACCAGAGCCACGGCGAGGATACCCTTCAAACTTGGTCGGATCG GGATCGTGAGATAGAAAACAAAGACATAGTTGTATGGTATACGTTAGGGTTCCATCACATACCTTGCCAAGAAGATTTTCCAATAATGCCAACTGTGTCAGCAAGTTTTGATTTGAAGCCTGTCAATTTCTTCGAAAGCAATCCGATACTTTCATTTCCACCCAACACCATTCAAGACCTTCCTGTTTGCAAGCCTGCTGCATCCGCTTGA